The following proteins are co-located in the Burkholderiales bacterium genome:
- the rplL gene encoding 50S ribosomal protein L7/L12: MAVAKADILDAIANMTVLELAELIKQMETKFGVSAAVAAAAVAAPAADGAAAVAEEKTEFTVILKTIGDNKVNVIKVVRAVTGLGLKEAKDLVDGAPKPVKEGVSKADADNIVKQLTEVGATCEIK, encoded by the coding sequence ATGGCTGTTGCTAAAGCCGACATTCTGGATGCAATTGCAAATATGACGGTGCTGGAGCTCGCCGAGCTCATCAAGCAGATGGAAACGAAGTTCGGCGTGTCTGCTGCGGTTGCCGCAGCGGCGGTCGCGGCGCCGGCCGCGGATGGCGCTGCCGCCGTGGCCGAAGAGAAAACGGAATTCACCGTGATTCTCAAAACTATCGGTGACAACAAGGTCAACGTGATTAAAGTAGTGCGCGCGGTGACCGGCCTGGGTCTGAAAGAAGCCAAGGACCTGGTGGACGGTGCACCAAAGCCGGTGAAAGAAGGCGTGTCCAAAGCCGACGCCGACAATATCGTCAAGCAACTGACCGAAGTCGGCGCGACTTGTGAAATCAAGTAA
- the rpoB gene encoding DNA-directed RNA polymerase subunit beta, with the protein MSYSFTEKKRIRKSFAKRASVLPVPFLLATQLDSYASFLQAEVPPEKRKNEGLQAAFTSIYPIESHSKNARLDFVSYALGTPPFDVKECQQRGLTFAAPLRAKVRLTIMDREASKPSVKEVKEQEVYMGEIPLMTLTGSFVINGTERVIVSQLHRSPGVFFEHDRGKTHSSGKLLFSARVIPYRGSWLDFEFDPKDYLYFRVDRRRKMPVTTLLKAIGMTPEQILAEFFAFDTFHISKKGIQFELVPERMRGEVARFDITTRGGKLIVPKDKRITVKYVREMEQAGLQKMSVPPEFLTGRVLAHNVVDKESGEIVAQANDEITEILLNKLQEAQIGKISTIYINDLDQGPYISQTLRVDESADQIAAQVAIYRMMRPGEPPTVEAVKTLFHGLFFSDERYDLSAVGRMKFNRRVGRNELSGTSTLSNQDIVDVIRILVELRNGRGEIDDIDHLGNRRVRSVGELAENQFRAGLVRVERAVRERLSQAESENLMPHDLINAKPVSAAIREFFGSSQLSQFMDQTNPLSEITHKRRVSALGPGGLTRERAGFEVRDVHPTHYGRVCPIETPEGPNIGLINSLALYARTNQYGFLETPYRKVVNGKVTDEIHFLSAIEEGQYVIAQANAALDKKSKFVDELVSCRHHNEFAMSTPDRIQYMDVAPSQIVSVAASLIPFLEHDDANRALMGSNMQRQAVPCLRAEKPLVGTGIERTVAVDSGTAVQARRGGGVDYVDASRIVVRVNDNETRAGEVGVDIYNLVKYTRSNQNTNINQRPVVKVGDAIARGDVVADGASTDIGELALGQNLLVAFMPWNGYNFEDSILISERVVANDRFTSIHIEELSVVARDTKLGSEEITRDISNLSETMLSRLDESGIVYIGAEVEAGDVLVGKVTPKGETQLTPEEKLLRAIFGEKASDVKDTSLRVPSGMSGTVIDVQVFTREGIERDKRAQQIVDDELKRYKKDLADQLRIVEDDAFGRIERLLFGKTATGGPKKLSKGTKLTKSYLAEVERHSWFDIRLANEQAARQLEQLKESIAQKRKEFDAAYEEKKKKLTSGDELPPGVQKMVKVYLAVKRRLQPGDKVAGRHGNKGVISKIVPVEDMPYMADGTPMDIVLNPLGVPSRMNVGQILETHLGWAAKGLGQKIGEMLKAHAKVSDLRKALNLIYNSSGKSENIAALSDEEVMNLADNLKEGVPFSTPVFDGATEDEIKNMLELAGLPRSGQIALYSGHTGELFDRPVTVGYMHVMKLHHLVDDKMHARSTGPYSLVTQQPLGGKAQFGGQRFGEMEVWALEAYGAAYTLQEMLTVKSDDVSGRTKVYENIVKGEHKIDAGMPESFNVLVKEIRSLAIDIDLDRF; encoded by the coding sequence ATGAGCTACTCATTTACCGAGAAGAAACGCATCCGCAAGAGTTTTGCCAAGCGCGCCAGCGTGCTGCCGGTGCCGTTTCTTCTCGCCACGCAGCTGGATTCGTACGCTTCCTTCCTGCAGGCTGAGGTTCCGCCGGAAAAGCGCAAGAACGAAGGGCTGCAGGCCGCGTTTACTTCGATTTACCCGATCGAGAGCCACTCCAAGAACGCCCGGCTGGATTTCGTGAGCTACGCGCTGGGCACGCCGCCGTTCGACGTCAAGGAATGCCAGCAGCGGGGGCTCACCTTCGCTGCGCCGCTGCGCGCCAAGGTGCGGCTGACCATCATGGACCGGGAGGCCAGCAAGCCGTCGGTGAAGGAAGTGAAGGAACAGGAAGTGTACATGGGCGAGATTCCGCTCATGACCTTAACCGGCTCGTTCGTGATCAACGGCACCGAACGCGTCATCGTATCGCAGCTGCACCGTTCGCCCGGCGTGTTCTTCGAGCACGATCGCGGCAAGACCCACTCCTCCGGCAAACTGCTGTTCTCCGCGCGGGTGATTCCCTACCGCGGCTCGTGGCTGGATTTCGAGTTCGATCCCAAGGATTATCTGTATTTCCGCGTTGACCGCCGGCGCAAGATGCCGGTGACGACGCTATTGAAAGCCATCGGCATGACGCCGGAGCAGATTCTGGCCGAATTCTTCGCGTTCGACACTTTCCACATCAGCAAGAAGGGAATTCAATTCGAACTGGTGCCCGAGCGCATGCGCGGCGAAGTGGCGCGCTTCGACATCACCACCAGGGGCGGCAAGCTGATTGTGCCCAAGGACAAGCGCATCACGGTCAAGTATGTGCGCGAAATGGAGCAGGCCGGCTTGCAGAAAATGAGCGTGCCGCCGGAGTTCCTGACTGGGCGCGTGCTGGCGCACAACGTGGTGGACAAGGAAAGCGGCGAGATTGTCGCGCAAGCCAACGATGAAATCACCGAAATCCTGCTCAACAAATTGCAGGAAGCGCAGATCGGCAAAATCTCCACCATTTACATCAATGATCTCGATCAAGGCCCCTATATTTCGCAGACCTTGCGCGTGGACGAAAGCGCCGACCAAATCGCGGCGCAGGTGGCGATTTACCGCATGATGCGCCCCGGCGAACCGCCGACCGTAGAAGCGGTGAAAACCCTGTTCCACGGCCTGTTCTTTTCCGATGAGCGCTATGACCTTTCGGCCGTGGGGCGCATGAAATTCAACCGCCGCGTCGGGCGCAACGAGCTCAGCGGCACGAGTACGCTGTCCAACCAGGACATCGTGGATGTCATCAGGATCCTGGTGGAGCTGCGCAACGGCCGCGGCGAAATCGATGACATTGATCACTTGGGCAACCGCCGCGTGCGCTCGGTGGGGGAACTCGCGGAAAACCAGTTCCGCGCGGGACTGGTGCGCGTCGAACGCGCGGTGCGCGAGCGGCTGTCGCAGGCGGAATCGGAAAACCTGATGCCGCACGACTTGATCAACGCCAAGCCAGTGTCCGCGGCAATCCGCGAGTTCTTTGGCTCTTCCCAGCTCTCGCAGTTCATGGACCAGACCAACCCGCTTTCCGAAATCACCCACAAGCGGCGCGTGTCTGCCCTGGGGCCGGGCGGCCTCACGCGCGAGCGCGCCGGCTTCGAAGTGCGGGACGTGCATCCAACGCACTACGGCCGCGTGTGCCCGATTGAAACGCCGGAAGGCCCGAACATCGGCCTTATCAATTCGCTGGCGCTGTACGCCCGCACCAACCAGTACGGTTTCCTTGAGACGCCGTACCGCAAGGTGGTCAACGGCAAGGTGACCGACGAGATTCATTTTCTGTCAGCGATCGAGGAAGGGCAGTACGTGATCGCGCAGGCGAACGCCGCGCTCGACAAAAAGAGCAAGTTCGTGGACGAACTGGTATCCTGCCGCCATCATAACGAGTTCGCCATGTCCACGCCCGACCGCATTCAGTACATGGACGTGGCGCCGTCGCAAATCGTGTCGGTGGCGGCGTCATTGATACCGTTCCTTGAGCACGACGACGCGAATCGCGCCTTGATGGGTTCCAACATGCAGCGCCAGGCGGTGCCGTGTCTGCGCGCGGAGAAGCCCTTGGTTGGCACCGGCATCGAGCGCACCGTGGCGGTGGACTCCGGCACTGCGGTGCAGGCGCGCCGCGGCGGCGGCGTGGATTATGTGGACGCCTCGCGCATCGTGGTGCGGGTGAACGACAACGAAACCCGCGCCGGTGAAGTGGGAGTGGATATTTATAATTTGGTGAAATACACCCGCTCCAACCAAAATACCAATATCAATCAACGCCCCGTGGTCAAGGTGGGGGATGCGATTGCCCGCGGCGACGTGGTTGCCGACGGCGCATCCACCGACATCGGCGAGCTGGCGCTGGGGCAAAACCTGCTGGTCGCCTTCATGCCGTGGAACGGCTACAACTTCGAGGATTCGATTCTGATTTCCGAGAGAGTGGTGGCGAACGACCGCTTCACTTCGATTCACATCGAGGAATTGTCGGTCGTGGCGCGCGATACCAAGCTGGGGTCGGAAGAAATCACGCGCGACATTTCCAATCTTTCGGAGACGATGCTGTCGCGCCTCGATGAATCGGGCATCGTCTACATCGGCGCCGAAGTCGAGGCGGGCGATGTGCTGGTGGGTAAAGTGACGCCGAAAGGCGAAACGCAGCTCACGCCCGAGGAAAAACTGCTGCGCGCGATTTTTGGCGAGAAGGCGTCCGACGTTAAAGACACCAGCCTGCGCGTGCCGTCCGGCATGTCGGGCACGGTGATCGACGTGCAGGTGTTCACCCGCGAAGGCATCGAACGCGACAAGCGCGCCCAGCAAATCGTCGACGATGAGCTCAAGCGCTACAAGAAGGATTTGGCCGATCAGTTGCGGATTGTCGAAGACGACGCTTTCGGCCGGATCGAGCGGCTGCTGTTTGGCAAGACCGCCACTGGCGGCCCGAAGAAACTCTCCAAGGGTACCAAGCTCACCAAGTCTTATCTTGCCGAAGTGGAGCGCCATTCCTGGTTCGACATTCGTCTCGCCAACGAACAGGCGGCGCGCCAGCTTGAGCAGCTGAAGGAAAGCATCGCGCAGAAACGCAAGGAATTCGATGCCGCCTATGAGGAAAAAAAGAAGAAACTCACCAGCGGCGACGAGTTGCCGCCCGGTGTGCAGAAGATGGTGAAGGTGTATCTCGCGGTCAAGCGCCGCCTGCAGCCCGGCGACAAGGTGGCCGGCCGTCACGGCAACAAGGGCGTGATTTCCAAGATCGTGCCGGTGGAAGACATGCCGTACATGGCTGACGGCACGCCGATGGACATCGTATTGAACCCCCTGGGCGTGCCCTCGCGGATGAACGTCGGCCAGATTCTCGAAACGCATTTGGGCTGGGCGGCAAAAGGCCTCGGGCAGAAAATCGGCGAGATGCTGAAAGCGCACGCCAAGGTTTCCGACCTGCGCAAGGCGCTCAACCTGATTTACAACTCGAGCGGTAAAAGCGAGAACATCGCGGCGCTGTCCGACGAGGAAGTGATGAATCTTGCCGACAATCTCAAGGAGGGCGTGCCGTTTTCGACCCCGGTGTTTGACGGCGCTACCGAAGATGAAATCAAGAACATGCTGGAGCTGGCGGGCCTGCCGCGCTCGGGACAGATCGCGCTTTATAGCGGCCACACCGGCGAGCTCTTCGACCGTCCGGTGACCGTGGGCTATATGCACGTGATGAAGCTGCATCATCTGGTGGACGACAAGATGCACGCGCGCTCCACCGGTCCGTACAGCCTGGTCACCCAGCAGCCTTTGGGCGGCAAAGCGCAGTTCGGCGGCCAGCGCTTCGGCGAGATGGAAGTGTGGGCGCTCGAAGCCTACGGCGCGGCGTACACGCTGCAGGAAATGCTGACCGTCAAGTCCGACGATGTGTCCGGGCGCACCAAGGTCTATGAAAACATTGTCAAGGGCGAGCACAAGATCGACGCTGGCATGCCGGAGTCGTTCAACGTGCTGGTGAAGGAAATCCGCTCGCTGGCGATCGACATCGATCTGGATCGGTTTTGA